The genomic stretch GATGACAATCCCGAACTCCGCCGACGTGCCGTCCAGGCCCGCCAGATCCACGAACCCCACCAGCCGCCCGTCCAGCTCGGCGCCCAGCCGCAGGAACGCCGGGTCGCCCCCCGCGATGATCGCCGCCCAGTGCCGCCGCACCACGCGCGGCGCGAGCCCCGGCGTCCAGTCCGCCGAGCGGCAGAACACCGGATCGGCCGCCCAGCGCACCGCCGCCTCCTCATCCCCGGGGCGCAGGGGCCGCAGCGTGACGGTCACGGCGTCAGGCCTGCGACGATCTGCGCCGCCCCGGTCGCCTGCGCCTGCCGGTAACCGGTGCCGGCCCACAGGCTCAGGACGTCCGCCTGCCTCCCCTCCTGCGCGCCCGCCGTGCGCAGGGGGCGGGTCAGGGCGTTCTGGTGCGGGAAGGGGAGGGGATGCGTCACGGCGTCGGTGAGGGCGGTGCGAAGGCCCCGCGCCGCGCGCCCCGAGTACGCGCGGGTCAGGACGGTGTCGCGCGTGCCGTCCCGGATGGCCTGCCGGTACGGCGCGGAGGTGCCCGCCTCGTTGGCCAGGAGGAACGCCGTGCCGCACTGCGCCAGCGTCGCCCCGGCCGCCCGCGCCGCGCGGACGTGCCCGGCGGTCATCAGGCCGCCCGCCGCGAGGACCGGGAGGGGCGTGGCCCGCGCGACCTCCCGCACGAGGGTCAGGGTGTCCGCGAGGGGGTCGTCCTGCCAGCCGCCCCGGTGTCCGCCCGCCGCGCCGCCCTGCACGGTGACCGCGTCCACGCCGCTCTCGTGCAGGGCCAGCGCCTCGCTGAGGCTGGTGGCGGTGCCGACCGTCAGGATGCCCCGCGCCCGCAGGGCCGCCAGGGCGTCCGGTGGGACGGGGCCGAACGCGACGCTGAAGACCTCCGGGCGTTCCTCCAGCACGACGTTCAGCTGCGCGCTGAAGTCCTCCTGCACGCGCTCCGGCAGGGTGGGCGGGGGGAGGTTCAGCGCGTCGTGGAAGGGTCTGAGTTCTGCCGTGGCGACGGCCACCGCGTCGGGCGTGACGGCAGGCACCGGCTGCGGCGCGAACAGATTCACGAGCAGCGGCCCGTCTGTCAGCGCGCGCACCTCGCGGATCGCGTCTCTCAGTGCCTGCGGGGTCAGGTACGCGCCGCCCAGGCTGCCCAGCCCGCCCGCGCGGGTCACGGCGGCGGCCAGCGCGGGGGTGCCCACCCCACCCGCCATGGGGGCCAGCGCCAGGGGCGTGCGCAACTGGGCGAGCAATTCCGGCCAGGATCGCGGTCGGGTCATGCCGCCCAGCGTACGCTGCGGACGTGACGTTCCCGCACCCGTTCCGCGCGTTCACGGCGTTCCGGCGCGCCGCATATCAGGCGCAGGCCGCGCCCAGACGGCAGTTCCTGCCGCGCGAGTGGATTCAGGCCCTGCTGGACGGCGCGCAGGCGCGACTGCCGCTGGTGGACGCCCCCAGCCTCGACTGGCCGTATGCCGAGGCGGTGCACGATCCCGCGTTCCTGGCCCGCTGGCGCGGCGGGCAGGTCACCCGCGCCGAGGAGCGGGCGCTGGGCTTTCCCTGGACCCCGGCAGTCGTCGAGCGGGGCCTGGGCAGCAGCGGCGCGACCCTGGCCGCCACCCGCGACGCCCTGACGCGGGGCCTGGGCGTGAACCTGGGCGGCGGCACCCACCACGCCTACGCCGATCACGCCGAGGGCTTCTCGTTCCTGAACGACGTGGCGATCAGCGCCCGCTGGCTGCTCGACACGGGGCGAGCGCGGCGCATCCTCATCCTTGATCTGGACGTGCACCAGGGGAACGGCACCGCCGCGATCTTCGCGCACGAGCCGCGCGTGCTGACCGTCAGCCTGCACGCCGAGCGCAACTATCCCTTCCGCAAGGAGACCAGTGACCTGGACGTGTCGCTGCCCGACGGGACGGGCGACGCTGCTTACCTGCACGCGCTGGACGCGCAGGTCACGCCCCTCGTGACGGCCTTTCAGCCGGACTTCGCGTTCTACCTCGCGGGCGCGGACGTCCTGGCCGGCGATCAACTGGGACGGCTCGCCCTGACGCTGGACGGCGTGCAGGCCCGCGACCGCCGCGTGTTCCGCTGGGCGGCCCGCACCCGCACGCCCCTCGTGACCGTCATGGCGGGCGGGTACCACCGCGACCCCACGCAGCTGATCGCCGCGCGGCTGGGCACGCTGGACGCCGCGCTGGAGGCCTTCGCACCGCACGCGGCACGCGGGGCGGGACGTGCCGTATCATGAGGGCATGACGGTTCTCCTCACGCCCCCCTAGCGCGAGTCGAGACCCGCGTTGATTCCCACCTTCACGCATGTCCGGGCCGCGACCGTTCCAGGCCCGCAGGAGTTCCCATGACCAGCCCCGAGATCAACCCCGCCGCGCTCGCCAGCGAGATCGCCCGGCGCCGCACCTTCGCCATCATCAGCCACCCGGACGCCGGGAAGACCACCATCACGGAAAAACTCCTGCTGTACGGAGGTGCCATCCAGGAAGCCGGCAGCGTCACCGCCAAGGAAGGTCGCAGCCACACCAAGAGCGACTGGATGAGCATCGAGCAGCAGCGCGGCATCTCCATCAGCTCGTCCGCGCTGACCTTCGAGTACCGCGGGCGGCACATCAACCTCCTCGACACCCCCGGTCACCAGGATTTCAGTGAGGACACCTACCGCACCCTGACCGCCGCCGACAGCGCCCTGATGGTGCTGGACGCCGCGCGTGGCGTGCAGGCGCAGACCGAGAAGCTGTTCGCGGTGTGCCGCAACCGCGGCATTCCGATCCTGACGTTCGTGAACAAGATGGACCGCCCCGCCCAGGACCCCTTCGAACTGCTCGAGCAGCTGGAGGGCATCCTGAAGATCACGGCCGTGCCGCTGACGTGGCCGATCGGGGACGGCCCGGACTTCAAGGGCGTGTACGACCTGCAGACCCATCAGGTGCTGGCCTTCGAACGCACGTCCGGCGGCAAGCACCGCGCGCCCATGCAGACCAGCGGCCTGGACGACCCGAAGCTGGACGCGCTGGTCGGTGCCGACCTCGCCGCGAAACTGCGTGAGGACGTGGAACTCATCCAGGGCGCCATGCCGGAATTCGACCCGGCGGCCTTCCTGAGCGGCGAGCTGACCCCGGTGTTCTTCGGCTCGGCCATGAACAACTTCGGCGTCGAGCACTTCCTGAGCAACTTCGTGGACCTCGCGCCGCCCCCCGGCCCGGTCGAGACGAACCTGGGTGAACGCAGCCCGGAGGCGGGTTTCGCGGGCTTCATCTTCAAGTTGCAGGCGAACATGAGCAAGCAGCACCGCGACCGCACGGCCTTCATGCGGGTCATGAGCGGCCACTTCGAGCGCGGCATGGACGTCACGCACACCCGCACGGGCCGCAAGCTGAGGTTGTCGCAGGCGCACACGCTGTTCGCGCAGGACCGCGAGAAGGTCGAGGAAGCGTACCCCGGCGACATTGTCGGCCTCGTGAACCCCGGCGTGTTCCAGATCGGGGACGTGATCAGCGTGGACGCCAAGGTGGTCCTGCCCGGCTTCCCACGCTTCACGCCCGAGACGTTCGCCACCATCGGCCTGCGCGACGTGGGCAAACGCAAGGCGTTCATGAAGGGCCTCACGCAGCTGGCTGAAGAGGGCGTGGTTCAGGTGTTCTACCCGACCGACGGCGCGCGCGACCCGTACCTGGGTGCGGTCGGGCCGCTGCAGTTCGAGGTCTTCCAGGCTCGCCTCCAGGAGGAGTACGGCGTGGAGGTCGAGATGCACGTGACCAGTTACCAGCTTGTGCGCTGGCTGGCCGGTGACCCCACGAACGTCGCCCGCTTCGCCCGGCACGTCGAGGACGACCAGGGCCGCCCGGTCATGCTGTTCCGCAGCCGCTACGACCTGGAGTACACCGCCGAGCAGCACCCGGAGATCGAGTTCCTGCCGCTGCCCAGGGACCTCACGCGGGTGTAAGGGACGCCGATGGACGGGGGAGAGGTCGCGCGGCCTCTGCCCCGTCTTCATGTGACCTTGAGACAAACCGGTCAGGTGGCCCGTGCCATGCTGCGCGGGTGCATCTCGCCCGCCTGCTGGTCCTCGCCTGCGCCCTGAGTCTGCCCGCGCAGGCCGCCGCGCCGGCCTCCAATCCGCCCGGCTACGTCCTGAGCGGCATGCCGCTGATCCGCCAGTCGTACAACGCCTGCGGCCCGGCCAGCATCACGCAGGTGCTGGGGTACTTCGGGTTGCGGGTGGACATGACCGAGGTGAGCCGCCTGACCCGCCCCACCGAGCGGTCCTACATGACGGCGCAGGCCATCGTGGACTTCGCGCCGCGCGTGGGGATGCAGGCGCGCCTGTTCTCGGGCGGCAGCGTGAACACCGCCCGGGCTGCCATCCGCAGCGGCCTGCCCGTCATTGCCCTCCAGAGCCATATCACCGCCCAGGGTCAGGTCATCCCGCACTGGCGGGTCCTGATGGGCTACAACGACCAGACCCGGCAGGTGTTCATCATGGACCCCCTGCTGGGCTACGTGGCGATGGGCTACGACGACATGAACCGCGTGTGGGCCGACCAACGCGGGCAGTTCGCGGTGCTGTACCCGCCGAACATGGCCGCGAAGGTCAGGAGCGTCATCGGTTGACCCTCAGCGTCCGTCGTGCCGGGGACTGAACAGCGCCGCGCGGAACGGCTGCGCCCCCGCAAGGCCGTCCAGGGCCGCCTCCACCTCCTGCGCCTGCGCCGCGCTGAGGCTGGGTGTGCGGGCGTACACGTCCAGCCCGGCGGGCGTGAACGGCGTCCGCTCGAACACCGTGACCGCCCAGCCGTCCCCGGCGGCCAGCACCTGCCAGCGGCTGACCGTGAACCGCGTCAGGAGGCTCACGCCGCGCCACGCCCAGCCCCCATCGGGCAGCGGTGTGTCCACGCCGATGATCAGCCCTGCTCGTCCCCGGCGGGTGAAGCGCACGGTGTCCACCACCCGCCCGTCCGGCAGCGGCGCGTACGTCACGCTGGGGTTGTCCCGCGTGCGCCACAGCGGCAGGCTGGTACGGACCACGAACCACGTGCCGCTCACGACCGCCTCCGTCACGCGGGCCACTCCAGGCGCAGCAGGGTGTCCACGGTGGCCTCCAGCGTCAGGGCGCTGCTGTCCACGACTGCCCACCCGGCCTCCCGGTAGATCCTGGGGGGCATCTGCGGGTCCAGCCCGTCAATCAGCGGCGCGAGGGTCGACGTGTCGTACGTCTTGTTCGTGCGGGTGCGGTTGCGCTCGTGCGCGACCTCCAGCGTGGTGTACAGCCGCACCGGGCGCACCTCCAGCCCGTCCCAGTGCCGGGCCATGAACGCCAGATCGGCCGGCCACAGCACGTCGTCCACCGCCACTGCGAACCCCGCCTGCGCGTACAGCCGGGCCGACTGCGCCGCGGCGGTGCGGGCCAGCGCGAACTGCCGCACGGCCTCCGGCGGGTGATCGGGCGCCG from Deinococcus soli (ex Cha et al. 2016) encodes the following:
- a CDS encoding histone deacetylase — translated: MTFPHPFRAFTAFRRAAYQAQAAPRRQFLPREWIQALLDGAQARLPLVDAPSLDWPYAEAVHDPAFLARWRGGQVTRAEERALGFPWTPAVVERGLGSSGATLAATRDALTRGLGVNLGGGTHHAYADHAEGFSFLNDVAISARWLLDTGRARRILILDLDVHQGNGTAAIFAHEPRVLTVSLHAERNYPFRKETSDLDVSLPDGTGDAAYLHALDAQVTPLVTAFQPDFAFYLAGADVLAGDQLGRLALTLDGVQARDRRVFRWAARTRTPLVTVMAGGYHRDPTQLIAARLGTLDAALEAFAPHAARGAGRAVS
- a CDS encoding NAD(P)H-dependent flavin oxidoreductase, giving the protein MTRPRSWPELLAQLRTPLALAPMAGGVGTPALAAAVTRAGGLGSLGGAYLTPQALRDAIREVRALTDGPLLVNLFAPQPVPAVTPDAVAVATAELRPFHDALNLPPPTLPERVQEDFSAQLNVVLEERPEVFSVAFGPVPPDALAALRARGILTVGTATSLSEALALHESGVDAVTVQGGAAGGHRGGWQDDPLADTLTLVREVARATPLPVLAAGGLMTAGHVRAARAAGATLAQCGTAFLLANEAGTSAPYRQAIRDGTRDTVLTRAYSGRAARGLRTALTDAVTHPLPFPHQNALTRPLRTAGAQEGRQADVLSLWAGTGYRQAQATGAAQIVAGLTP
- a CDS encoding peptide chain release factor 3 — translated: MTSPEINPAALASEIARRRTFAIISHPDAGKTTITEKLLLYGGAIQEAGSVTAKEGRSHTKSDWMSIEQQRGISISSSALTFEYRGRHINLLDTPGHQDFSEDTYRTLTAADSALMVLDAARGVQAQTEKLFAVCRNRGIPILTFVNKMDRPAQDPFELLEQLEGILKITAVPLTWPIGDGPDFKGVYDLQTHQVLAFERTSGGKHRAPMQTSGLDDPKLDALVGADLAAKLREDVELIQGAMPEFDPAAFLSGELTPVFFGSAMNNFGVEHFLSNFVDLAPPPGPVETNLGERSPEAGFAGFIFKLQANMSKQHRDRTAFMRVMSGHFERGMDVTHTRTGRKLRLSQAHTLFAQDREKVEEAYPGDIVGLVNPGVFQIGDVISVDAKVVLPGFPRFTPETFATIGLRDVGKRKAFMKGLTQLAEEGVVQVFYPTDGARDPYLGAVGPLQFEVFQARLQEEYGVEVEMHVTSYQLVRWLAGDPTNVARFARHVEDDQGRPVMLFRSRYDLEYTAEQHPEIEFLPLPRDLTRV
- a CDS encoding AAA family ATPase, which translates into the protein MTEGTGQSGRGVIWVLSGSPGAGKSSVSRSLLAHFPFGLHLPIDDLREMVVSGLAHPAPDHPPEAVRQFALARTAAAQSARLYAQAGFAVAVDDVLWPADLAFMARHWDGLEVRPVRLYTTLEVAHERNRTRTNKTYDTSTLAPLIDGLDPQMPPRIYREAGWAVVDSSALTLEATVDTLLRLEWPA
- a CDS encoding C39 family peptidase, translating into MHLARLLVLACALSLPAQAAAPASNPPGYVLSGMPLIRQSYNACGPASITQVLGYFGLRVDMTEVSRLTRPTERSYMTAQAIVDFAPRVGMQARLFSGGSVNTARAAIRSGLPVIALQSHITAQGQVIPHWRVLMGYNDQTRQVFIMDPLLGYVAMGYDDMNRVWADQRGQFAVLYPPNMAAKVRSVIG
- a CDS encoding GNAT family N-acetyltransferase, whose translation is MTVTLRPLRPGDEEAAVRWAADPVFCRSADWTPGLAPRVVRRHWAAIIAGGDPAFLRLGAELDGRLVGFVDLAGLDGTSAEFGIVIGERALWGQGAARRAGEALIAHAAGLGLSRLTALVHAPNARSHALMRRLGFVEAGHADPESYMGEVVPVVRYARELGSDSPHS